One part of the Bacteroidia bacterium genome encodes these proteins:
- a CDS encoding adenosine deaminase yields the protein MKFHILALLFLFGNGLLAQDAAYTSEYYGKIKREGDLAKLQFFFSQMPKGGDLHHHFGGSLYAESYLEWLEEKGYYLNTESLKASKENCAPCVSISEVIRNSNLFERVIERWSAQDYEHTFAYQLPPDQHFFNSFSYFGEREYRDYREGLINIKQRALKENVQYIETQALIIRMPFSYSEYDDSLWESQKARDTAALFQLLGEIEQKMQGKELNATVEEYISTLQGYHKGLDQKDFSLRYQAYITRFRNPSDIFTSLYASFLAASKDELIVGINIVAPEHGRVSMRDYWLHMQMFNYISHKFPQVKMSLHAGELALGMVKPEDLSFHIHDALFIAGAHRIGHGIDMPFEVHAVKSLTYMAENQIPVEVNLTSNEFILGISGPEHPLKLYHEFGVPIVISTDDAGVSRNNLSSEYTKLGSRYDFSYRDIKGFVYNSIRYSFMSTEDKERSLKLLDEKFEAFEAMIASHYKNLGKK from the coding sequence TTTTTGGAAATGGTTTGCTTGCACAAGATGCAGCCTATACCAGCGAATATTATGGCAAGATCAAAAGAGAAGGAGATCTGGCCAAACTTCAATTTTTCTTTAGCCAAATGCCCAAAGGAGGGGATCTGCATCACCATTTTGGTGGATCATTGTATGCAGAGTCTTATTTAGAGTGGCTGGAGGAAAAGGGCTATTACCTCAATACAGAAAGCCTGAAAGCCTCAAAGGAAAATTGTGCGCCTTGTGTTTCCATTAGTGAGGTAATTAGAAACTCTAATCTTTTTGAAAGGGTAATCGAAAGGTGGTCTGCACAGGATTATGAGCATACGTTCGCCTATCAACTTCCTCCTGATCAGCATTTCTTCAATTCCTTTAGTTATTTCGGGGAAAGGGAGTACCGAGATTATAGAGAAGGCTTGATAAATATCAAGCAGCGAGCCCTCAAAGAGAATGTTCAATACATCGAAACCCAGGCCCTCATCATACGGATGCCCTTTAGCTATTCCGAATATGATGACAGCCTATGGGAAAGCCAGAAAGCCAGAGATACTGCAGCGCTTTTTCAATTGCTGGGAGAAATAGAGCAGAAGATGCAGGGCAAGGAATTGAATGCCACAGTAGAGGAATACATAAGTACGCTACAAGGATATCATAAAGGTCTTGATCAAAAGGATTTCAGCTTGCGCTATCAAGCCTATATTACCCGATTTCGGAATCCTTCTGATATTTTCACCAGCCTGTATGCCTCCTTTTTAGCCGCGAGTAAAGACGAGCTGATCGTAGGGATCAATATTGTGGCTCCTGAGCATGGTCGGGTTTCTATGCGTGATTATTGGCTGCACATGCAGATGTTCAACTATATCTCTCACAAATTTCCTCAAGTGAAAATGAGTTTGCATGCTGGAGAGCTCGCTTTGGGAATGGTCAAGCCAGAAGACCTGAGCTTCCATATTCATGATGCTCTTTTTATCGCAGGAGCTCATAGAATTGGTCATGGGATTGATATGCCTTTCGAAGTGCATGCCGTAAAATCCCTGACCTATATGGCTGAAAATCAAATTCCGGTAGAGGTGAATTTAACCAGCAATGAATTTATTTTAGGAATAAGTGGGCCTGAGCATCCCCTCAAATTATATCATGAATTCGGCGTGCCCATTGTGATCTCGACTGATGATGCCGGGGTTTCAAGAAATAACCTTAGCAGCGAATACACAAAGCTTGGGAGCCGCTACGATTTCAGCTACCGGGACATCAAGGGTTTTGTGTACAATAGCATCCGCTATTCTTTTATGAGTACAGAAGATAAGGAGCGAAGCCTGAAACTGCTGGATGAGAAGTTTGAGGCTTTTGAGGCGATGATTGCTTCACACTATAAAAACCTGGGGAAGAAATAG